The following coding sequences lie in one Primulina huaijiensis isolate GDHJ02 chromosome 2, ASM1229523v2, whole genome shotgun sequence genomic window:
- the LOC140956777 gene encoding uncharacterized protein, whose translation MDFFKSVFSDPTPSPSLASTSTSPDDAQTTSPSELEPPSNPWAFGSTLFSVIASKSETLLDNYCKDIQEFSSGLKKETSVIRQAASRAVQNLPSRLESGAAIAQESLEAVGQAIDNVGSTVSEIIAKDLNLASQGGFFGAHFDEIGGDAGDNGNYGKDLGFSENVKPYSRIDAMVRSLQCSVKTYCEEVDDSDYSEWKMGFRLEEKGGEIERLVEENGVIGEIYDEVVPKKVDEETFWCLYFYKVQKVIEAEEARARFVKRAIEEEEELSWDVDDDDNDDNDSHKGRAGFELKDELNKDIEDNGKKVHTLQLKSGEKGVERDDEDEAGVSGLKSENSAGEESFEERLKSNDKEGSEGKIESDFSVVSSQRFDEDYVGWDEIEAAFGSGDEGKITDHGSSSTSNLADLRKRLSAAEQDEELTWDVENDDDEHIKS comes from the coding sequence ATGGATTTCTTCAAATCAGTCTTCTCGGATCCCACGCCCTCCCCTTCACTCGCTTCCACCTCCACTTCACCGGATGATGCTCAAACCACGTCTCCTTCCGAGCTCGAGCCGCCATCGAACCCATGGGCATTTGGGTCAACCCTTTTCAGTGTCATAGCGTCTAAATCGGAAACCCTTTTGGATAATTACTGTAAAGATATCCAAGAATTTAGCTCTGGCTTGAAGAAGGAAACGTCTGTTATACGGCAAGCCGCTAGCCGAGCCGTTCAAAACTTACCGTCCCGGCTTGAGTCCGGCGCCGCTATTGCTCAGGAGTCACTTGAAGCCGTGGGACAGGCAATTGACAACGTGGGCTCCACTGTCTCCGAGATTATCGCTAAAGATTTGAATTTAGCTTCTCAAGGTGGTTTTTTTGGTGCCCATTTCGATGAAATTGGCGGTGATGCCGGGGATAATGGGAATTACGGGAAAGATTTGGGATTTAGTGAAAATGTTAAGCCATACAGTAGAATAGATGCTATGGTTCGTAGTTTACAATGCAGTGTTAAGACATATTGTGAGGAGGTGGATGATAGTGATTATAGTGAGTGGAAAATGGGGTTTAGACTTGAGGAAAAGGGTGGGGAAATCGAGCGATTGGTCGAGGAAAATGGGGTGATCGGGGAAATTTATGACGAGGTTGTGCCGAAGAAAGTTGATGAGGAGACTTTTTGGTGTCTGTATTTTTATAAGGTACAGAAGGTTATTGAAGCCGAGGAGGCAAGAGCAAGGTTTGTGAAACGAGCTATCGAGGAGGAAGAGGAGTTGAGCTGGGATGTTGATGACGATGACAATGATGATAATGATTCCCACAAAGGGAGAGCTGGATTTGAATTGAAGGATGAGTTGAACAAAGATATCGAGGATAATGGAAAGAAAGTGCACACTTTACAGCTGAAAAGTGGAGAGAAAGGAGTGGAAAGGGATGATGAGGATGAAGCTGGTGTATCCGGGTTAAAAAGTGAAAATTCTGCTGGTGAGGAGAGTTTTGAGGAGAGATTGAAATCTAATGACAAAGAGGGTTCAGAAGGAAAAATAGAAAGTGATTTTTCAGTGGTTTCAAGTCAGCGGTTCGATGAGGATTACGTTGGGTGGGATGAAATAGAAGCTGCTTTTGGCAGTGGTGATGAGGGCAAGATCACTGATCATGGAAGCTCTAGTACTAGTAATTTGGCTGATTTGCGAAAACGGTTGAGTGCTGCTGAACAAGATGAAGAGCTTACTTGGGATGTGGAGAACGATGACGACGAGCATATCAAGTCATGA